A single region of the Gorilla gorilla gorilla isolate KB3781 chromosome 1, NHGRI_mGorGor1-v2.1_pri, whole genome shotgun sequence genome encodes:
- the HCRTR1 gene encoding orexin/Hypocretin receptor type 1, translated as MEPSATPGAQMGVPPGSREPSPVPPDYEDEFLRYLWRDYLYPKQYEWVLIAAYVAVFVVALVGNTLVCLAVWRNHHMRTVTNYFIVNLSLADVLVTAICLPASLLVDITESWLFGHALCKVIPYLQAVSVSVAVLTLSFIALDRWYAICHPLLFKSTARRARGSILGIWAVSLAIMVPQAAVMECSSVLPELANRTRLFSVCDERWADDLYPKIYHSCFFIVTYLAPLGLMAMAYFQIFRKLWGRQIPGTTSALVRNWKRPSDQLGDLEQGLSGEPQPRARAFLAEVKQMRARRKTAKMLMVVLLVFALCYLPISVLNVLKRVFGMFRQASDREAVYACFTFSHWLVYANSAANPIIYNFLSGKFREQFKAAFSCCLPGLGPCGSLKAPSPRSSASHKSLSLQSRCSVSKISEHVVLTSVTTVLP; from the exons ATGGAGCCCTCAGCCACCCCAGGGGCCCAGATGGGGGTCCCCCCTGGCAGCAGAGAGCCGTCCCCTGTGCCTCCAGACTATGAAGACGAGTTTCTCCGCTATCTGTGGCGCGATTATCTGTACCCAAAACAGTATGAGTGGGTCCTCATCGCAGCCTATGTGGCTGTGTTCGTCGTGGCCCTGGTGGGCAACACGCTGG TCTGCCTGGCCGTGTGGCGGAACCACCACATGAGGACAGTCACCAACTACTTCATTGTCAACCTGTCCCTGGCTGACGTTCTGGTGACTGCCATCTGCCTGCCGGCCAGCCTGCTGGTGGACATCACTGAGTCCTGGCTGTTCGGCCATGCCCTCTGCAAGGTCATCCCCTATCTACAG GCCGTGTCCGTGTCAGTGGCAGTGCTAACTCTCAGCTTCATCGCCCTGGACCGCTGGTATGCCATCTGCCACCCACTATTGTTCAAGAGCACAGCCCGGCGGGCCCGTGGCTCCATCCTGGGCATCTGGGCTGTGTCGCTGGCCATCATGGTGCCCCAGGCTGCAGTCATGGAATGCAGCAGTGTGCTGCCTGAGCTAGCCAACCGCACACGGCTCTTCTCAGTCTGTGATGAACGCTGGGCAG ATGACCTCTATCCCAAGATCTACCACAGTTGCTTCTTTATTGTCACCTACCTGGCCCCACTGGGCCTCATGGCCATGGCCTATTTCCAGATATTCCGCAAGCTCTGGGGCCGCCAG ATCCCTGGCACCACCTCAGCACTGGTGCGGAACTGGAAGCGCCCCTCAGACCAGCTGGGGGACCTGGAGCAGGGCCTGAGTGGAGAGCCCCAGCCCCGGGCCCGCGCCTTCCTGGCTGAAGTGAAGCAGATGCGTGCGCGGAGGAAGACAGCCAAGATGCTGATGGTGGTGCTGCTGGTCTTCGCCCTCTGCTACCTGCCCATCAGTGTCCTCAATGTCCTTAAGAG GGTGTTCGGGATGTTCCGCCAAGCCAGTGACCGCGAAGCTGTCTACGCCTGCTTCACCTTCTCCCACTGGCTGGTGTATGCCAACAGTGCTGCCAACCCCATCATCTACAACTTCCTCAGTG GCAAATTCCGGGAGCAGTTTAAGGCTGCCTTCTCCTGCTGCCTGCCTGGCCTGGGTCCCTGCGGCTCTCTGAAGGCCCCTAGTCCCCGCTCCTCTGCCAGCCACAAGTCCTTGTCCTTGCAGAGCCGATGCTCCGTCTCCAAAATCTCTGAGCATGTGGTGCTCACCAGCGTCACCACAGTGCTGCCCTGA
- the PEF1 gene encoding peflin isoform X2 — protein MFPSGTPGGPYGGAAPGGPYGQPPPSSYGAQQPGLYGQGGAPPNVDPEAYSWFQSVDSDHSGYISMKELKQALVNCNWSSFNDETCLMMINMFDKTKSGRIDVYGFSALWKFIQQWKNLFQQYDRDRSGSISYTELQQALSQMGYNLSPQFTQLLVSRYCPRSANPAMQLDRFIQVCTQLQVLTEAFREKDTAVQGNIRLSFEDFVTMTASRML, from the exons ATGTTCCCCTCTGGAACTCCAGGAGGACCATATGGCGGTGCAGCTCCGGGGGGCCCCTATGGTCAGCCACCTCCAAGTTCCTACGGTGCCCAGCAGCCTGGGCTTTATGGACAGG GTGGCGCCCCTCCCAATGTGGATCCTGAGGCCTACTCCTGGTTCCAGTCGGTGGACTCAGATCACAGTGGCTATATCTCCATGAAGGAGCTAAAGCAGGCCCTGGTCAACTGCAACTGGTCTTCATTCAATGATGAGACCTGCCTCATGATGATAA ACATGTTTGACAAGACCAAGTCAGGCCGCATCGATGTCTACGGCTTCTCAGCCCTGTGGAAATTCATCCAGCAGTGGAAGAACCTCTTCCAGCAGTATGACCGGGACCGCTCGGGCTCCATTAGCTACACAGAGCTGCAGCAAG CTCTGTCCCAAATGGGCTACAACCTGAGCCCCCAGTTCACCCAGCTTCTGGTCTCCCGCTACTGCCCACGCTCTGCCAATCCTGCCATGCAGCTTGACCGCTTCATCCAGGTGTGCACCCAGCTGCAGGTGCTGACAGAGGCCTTCCGGGAGAAGGACACAGCTGTACAAGGCAACATTCGGCTCAGCTTCGAGGACTTCGTCACCATGACAGCTTCTCGGATGCTATGA
- the PEF1 gene encoding peflin isoform X1, with protein MASYPYRQGCPGVAGQAPGAPPGSYYPGPPSSGGQYGSGLPPGGGYGGPAPGGPYGPPAGGGPYGHPNPGMFPSGTPGGPYGGAAPGGPYGQPPPSSYGAQQPGLYGQGGAPPNVDPEAYSWFQSVDSDHSGYISMKELKQALVNCNWSSFNDETCLMMINMFDKTKSGRIDVYGFSALWKFIQQWKNLFQQYDRDRSGSISYTELQQALSQMGYNLSPQFTQLLVSRYCPRSANPAMQLDRFIQVCTQLQVLTEAFREKDTAVQGNIRLSFEDFVTMTASRML; from the exons ATGGCCAGCTATCCTTACCGGCAG GGCTGCCCAGGAGTTGCAGGACAAGCACCAGGAGCCCCTCCGGGTAGCTACTACCCTGGACCCCCCAGTAGTGGAGGGCAGTATGGTAGTGGGCTACCCCCTGGTGGTGGTTATGGGGGTCCTGCCCCTGGAGGGCCTTATGGACCACCAGCTGGTGGAGGGCCCTATGGACACCCCAATCCTGGGATGTTCCCCTCTGGAACTCCAGGAGGACCATATGGCGGTGCAGCTCCGGGGGGCCCCTATGGTCAGCCACCTCCAAGTTCCTACGGTGCCCAGCAGCCTGGGCTTTATGGACAGG GTGGCGCCCCTCCCAATGTGGATCCTGAGGCCTACTCCTGGTTCCAGTCGGTGGACTCAGATCACAGTGGCTATATCTCCATGAAGGAGCTAAAGCAGGCCCTGGTCAACTGCAACTGGTCTTCATTCAATGATGAGACCTGCCTCATGATGATAA ACATGTTTGACAAGACCAAGTCAGGCCGCATCGATGTCTACGGCTTCTCAGCCCTGTGGAAATTCATCCAGCAGTGGAAGAACCTCTTCCAGCAGTATGACCGGGACCGCTCGGGCTCCATTAGCTACACAGAGCTGCAGCAAG CTCTGTCCCAAATGGGCTACAACCTGAGCCCCCAGTTCACCCAGCTTCTGGTCTCCCGCTACTGCCCACGCTCTGCCAATCCTGCCATGCAGCTTGACCGCTTCATCCAGGTGTGCACCCAGCTGCAGGTGCTGACAGAGGCCTTCCGGGAGAAGGACACAGCTGTACAAGGCAACATTCGGCTCAGCTTCGAGGACTTCGTCACCATGACAGCTTCTCGGATGCTATGA